One Pyrus communis chromosome 13, drPyrComm1.1, whole genome shotgun sequence genomic window carries:
- the LOC137712860 gene encoding subtilisin-like protease SBT3.5 isoform X2 has product MDRSFPTPITLGNNKTLLGQALFVGKEVGFAGLVHLESLEPFHTVDGACDSFRVNNNTLVDGNVAIYFTTEIWQEYVAACAVARAGGVGLIIARNPSSLSSDDFPFIGVDYELGTEIMSYIRSTRSPIVKLSPSKTLTGKPVSTKVAPFSSRGPNAIAPTILKPDIAAPGVNILAASPAGDGGFELMWGTSMAAPHIAGIVALLKSLHPDWSPAAMKSALVTTAWKTDPFGEPIFAEGAGLKLADPFDYGGGLVNPNKAAHPGLIYDMGTNDYINHLCAFGYDTSTVTLLVEHATSCPVPKPSILDVNLPSITIPNLRNPITLTRTVTNVGPVSSTYKAQIEPPPGINVVVRPETLVFNSTVKKISFTVEVSTTHRVNTAYFFGSLTWNDGVHAVTSPISVRTQILPSYTDDN; this is encoded by the exons ATGGACAGATCCTTCCCCACGCCCATCACGCTCGGAAATAACAAAACTCTACTG GGGCAAGCCTTGTTTGTAGGAAAAGAGGTTGGTTTTGCTGGTTTGGTGCATCTGGAAAGCTTAGAACCCTTCCATACAGTAGATGG TGCCTGCGATTCCTTTAGAGTCAACAACAACACACTTGTGGATGGAAATGTAGCCATTTACTTCACAACGGAGATCTGGCAAGAATATGTTGCTGCATGTGCTGTTGCAAGGGCCGGCGGAGTCGGGTTGATTATTGCAAGGAATCCTAGTAGTCTTAGCAGTGATGACTTCCCCTTCATTGGAGTTGACTACGAACTTGGCACTGAGATAATGTCCTACATTCGTTCCACAAG ATCTCCTATTGTAAAATTGAGCCCTTCTAAGACACTGACGGGAAAGCCTGTATCGACTAAAGTTGCTCCCTTCTCTTCTAGAGGACCCAATGCCATCGCTCCAACAATTTTGAAG CCAGATATAGCCGCGCCTGGTGTGAATATATTAGCAGCCAGTCCCGCAGGGGATGGAGGATTTGAATTGATGTGGGGGACATCAATGGCAGCTCCCCACATTGCAGGCATTGTGGCACTTCTAAAATCATTGCACCCTGATTGGTCCCCTGCTGCAATGAAATCAGCACTAGTCACAACAG cATGGAAGACTGATCCATTTGGAGAGCCAATCTTTGCTGAAGGGGCAGGGCTGAAGCTTGCTGATCCATTTGACTATGGAGGAGGATTAGTGAACCCGAACAAGGCAGCTCACCCTGGTCTCATATACGATATGGGCACCAATGACTACATAAACCACCTTTGTGCGTTTGGCTACGACACCTCAACGGTTACTCTACTTGTTGAACATGCCACGTCATGTCCTGTTCCAAAGCCTTCAATTCTTGATGTGAACCTGCCTTCCATCACCATTCCAAACCTAAGAAATCCTATCACACTCACTCGAACCGTAACGAATGTTGGTCCTGTCAGCTCAACGTATAAAGCCCAAATCGAGCCTCCACCAGGCATCAATGTAGTCGTCAGGCCAGAGACATTGGTGTTCAACTCTACGGTTAAGAAAATCTCCTTCACAGTTGAGGTTTCCACCACCCACCGAGTGAACACAGCATACTTTTTCGGAAGCCTGACATGGAATGATGGGGTGCATGCTGTGACAAGTCCTATATCTGTGAGAACACAAATCCTACCATCCTATACTGATGACAATTGA
- the LOC137713158 gene encoding histone H4-like — protein sequence MTGRGKGGKGLGKGGAKRHRKVLRDNIQGITKPAIRRLARRGGVKRISGLIYEETRGVLKIFLENVIRDAVTYTEHARRKTVTAMDVVYALKRQGRTLYGFGG from the coding sequence ATGACAGGGCGAGGAAAGGGAGGAAAGGGGCTGGGAAAGGGCGGAGCCAAGAGACACAGGAAGGTATTGAGGGACAACATCCAGGGGATCACCAAGCCCGCCATCCGAAGACTCGCTCGCAGAGGAGGAGTCAAGCGCATAAGCGGCCTTATCTATGAAGAAACCAGAGGGGTTCTCAAGATCTTCTTGGAGAACGTGATTCGTGACGCTGTAACATACACTGAGCATGCCAGGAGGAAGACGGTGACTGCCATGGATGTGGTCTATGCTCTCAAGAGGCAGGGTCGAACCCTCTACGGTTTCGGAGGTTAA
- the LOC137712302 gene encoding brassinosteroid-responsive RING protein 1-like, giving the protein MNEPTADSMEHHQHPNPNNSILAVDPQCPSIVSVPIHVLTEYIKRRLPVVEFGQVFEKYTKLGDQDTACSICLECIERSHEVREQCNCDHVFHRKCLDGWGQSGAGDLPFVPSNVVSQQERNSKLRRRKFRVDGEG; this is encoded by the coding sequence ATGAATGAGCCAACTGCCGACTCCATGGAGCACCACCAGCATCCGAATCCGAACAATTCGATACTGGCGGTCGATCCTCAGTGCCCGTCGATAGTCTCGGTCCCGATCCACGTTCTAACGGAATACATCAAGAGGCGGCTTCCGGTGGTAGAGTTTGGTCAAGTTTTCGAAAAATACACAAAGCTTGGAGATCAAGATACAGCTTGTAGTATATGCTTGGAGTGCATAGAGAGGAGCCATGAGGTGAGGGAGCAGTGCAACTGTGACCATGTGTTTCACAGGAAGTGTCTGGATGGTTGGGGTCAATCAGGGGCAGGTGACCTGCCCTTTGTGCCGAGTAATGTTGTTTCCCAGCAAGAGCGAAACAGCAAGCTGCGGCGGAGGAAATTTAGGGTCGACGGAGAGGGATGA